Genomic DNA from Planctomycetia bacterium:
GTTCCGTTCAATCACGGTCGTGCAGACCCGCGTCGCCGCCCGGGTAAACACCCACCGCGCCGGCACGTCAAGTTCCTCGAACTCGCGCTCGATCGTTCTCCCCGCCAGGCCGCCGAGCGGGGCGATCGTCAGCAATGGCCCGCCCAGTCGCGCCAGTGCGATCGCCACATTCAACACCTTGCCTGAAGCGCACCAACGCACATCCAGTGCGCGATTGACCTCGCCGGGTCGCAAAGCGTCGTAAATCATAATCTGCTGAAACGCGGGCGTCAGTCCAGCGACGACGATCATAGATTGTCCTCAAGGATCCGCAGCAATTCCTCGTCTGAAAGTGTACGCGGATTGCCGCTCATGCTGTTGCCGCGCGACGCCGCGGCGACCTCCGCGAGTTGCTCACGCCGCACGCCCAACGCGGACAGCCGCGTGGGAATAGAAAGCAGTTCGCCGAGGCGATCAATCTCCGCGATCAGACGCTCAGCATCGTCCATGCCAAGCTGCTGCGCAAGTACATCCAACGACGCGCGACAAGTCGCCAAATTCGTCCGTAAAGCGATGGGCAACATCACCGCACAAGCCAAACCGTGCGGCGCACTGACCATCGCGCCCAGCGCCGCCGCCACGCCATGCGCCATGCCCAGCCCGGAGTTGGCCAACGCGATGCCAGACAACAGCGCCGCTTCGCTCATCGCCAGCCGCGCAGGAATCGAACCGCCATCGCGATACGCCTCGGGCAGCGCCGGCAGCGCCAGCCGCAGTCCTGCGACGCAAAGTTGCCGCGTCACCTCATTCGCGCGCGGCGTGAGATAACTTTCCAACAACTGCGTGATCGCGTCCATTCCCGAGTGCGCGGTGACCAACGCTGGCGCGTGAATCGCAAGTTCGGGATCGATCAACACGGCGCGCGGTAATAACCCGTCATGACGAAGACTCTTCTTGCACGGCGGCTCGGCGCAGGAGATGACCGCGTTGCGCGTCGCTTCAGAACCGGTGCCGCCGGTCGTCGGAACGGCCAAGATCGGCAACGGTGGATGCGGCAGCGCTAGCCCGCGACCAATGCCTTCCAGATAATCGCGCACGGAAGTGTCGTCGCCGGTAACCGCCATCGCCGCGACGGCCTTGCCCAGATCGATCGCCGCCCCGCCGCCAATCGCAATCACCACATCGCCGAGGCCAGGATCGAACTCGAACATCTCATCCGCCGCGCGATCGACATCCTCAATCGTCGGTTCGCCGCGCGATTCAATCGAAGCGATGACCTCCACATCGTGGG
This window encodes:
- a CDS encoding iron-containing alcohol dehydrogenase, which encodes MPDVERFDLRLPARVVCAPGARAEIGPLARSLGSRVFLVHGSRTLKRLGVLEELAELLTAHDVEVIASIESRGEPTIEDVDRAADEMFEFDPGLGDVVIAIGGGAAIDLGKAVAAMAVTGDDTSVRDYLEGIGRGLALPHPPLPILAVPTTGGTGSEATRNAVISCAEPPCKKSLRHDGLLPRAVLIDPELAIHAPALVTAHSGMDAITQLLESYLTPRANEVTRQLCVAGLRLALPALPEAYRDGGSIPARLAMSEAALLSGIALANSGLGMAHGVAAALGAMVSAPHGLACAVMLPIALRTNLATCRASLDVLAQQLGMDDAERLIAEIDRLGELLSIPTRLSALGVRREQLAEVAAASRGNSMSGNPRTLSDEELLRILEDNL